Genomic DNA from Mycobacterium stomatepiae:
TGTGGGGGGCCGGAGCTCGCAGCTGACGAACGCCGATTGCAATCAATCTTGCGCAGAGAGGTTTTGTCCGCGCGCGTGCGTGGTATGCGAGTCGCATGTTAGCGAAATTGACCTTCCTGAAACCACTGGTGGTCGGCGGCGCAGTTGCTGCTGCGATCGCCGCCACACCGATCGCCGCTGCAGAAAGTTTTGCGACCGGCCCGGCCATGTCCGGCCCGGCGCCCACCCACATCGTCTTCAAGGACGGCCCGGGTGGCGGCGGCTGCGACGCCAACGGCAACTGCGGCTCCGGCGGCCAGAACAGCGGCCCGGGCGGCGTTCCCGGCGGTACTGGATGTTTGCCGGGCGTTGGCTGCGGATCCGGCCACGCCTGATTCCCCTTCCGACACGACCCTTCAGGCTCCCGTCAGCCTGGTGATCCAGGCGCGGGAGTCTGAAGGGTCGATTACGTCGTCCAGCTCGAACGTCGTGGCGGCCCGAAGCGCCTTACCTTGTTGGTAGGCCGCCGCCACCAGCTTCTCGAATAGCTGCTGACGTTCGCCGGCATCCGACGCGGCGGCCAGCTCCTTGCTGAAGCCCAGGCGTACCGCGCCTTCTAGGCCCATGCCCCCGATCTCCCCCGCCGGCCAGGCGACGGTGAACTGCGGAGCATGAAAAGAGCCGCCCGCCATGGCCATTGCGCCCAATCCGTAACCCTTGCGCAAGATGATCATTCCGAGCGGTACGCTCAGCCGCGCACCGAGCACGAACATCCGGCCGAACCGGCGCACCGCGGCTTGCTTCTCCGCGTCCGGCCCGACCATGAATCCCGGTGTGTCGCACAACGACACCACCGGCAGCCGAAACGACTCACACAACGTGAGAAAGTCGCCGGCCTTGTCCGCGGCCTCGGCATCGATCGCGCCCCCCAGATGGTGACTGCTGTTGGCCAGCAATCCGTATGCCACACCTTCCACCCGCACGAGCGCTGTGACGATGCCGACGCCATAGTCGGGGCGCAGCTCGAGAATCGAGCCGACGTCCACGATCGACTCGATCGCCCGGCGCACGTCGTAGGCGCGTAACCGGTTCTCCGGCACCACCTGTCGGGCCAGGCGCGGTTCGGGTGCCTGCCAGTCGGGGATGCTGCCCCGAAAGTACGACAGGTACTGTTTGGCCAGCGAAACCGCGTGCGCCTCGTCATGCGCGACCAGGCTCACCACCCCGTTGTGCCGCTGCACGTCAATCGGACCGATCGCCTCGGGCGGGTACACCCCGAGCCCACCGCCCTCGATCATCGCCGGCCCGCCCATTCCGATGTTGGCGTCCGGGGTCGCGATAATCACGTCGCACACCCCGGCCAGTGCGGCATTGCCGGCGAAGCAACGCCCGGAGACGATGGACACCAACGGCACCTGGCCGCGCAACCCGGCGAGCACCCGGAACGTCGGCACGTCCAGCCCGGCCGCGCCACCGACATCGGTGTCGCCGGGCCGCCCGCCACCACCTTCGGCAAACAGCACTACCGGCAAGCCTTTTCGGGCGGCCATGTCGAAAATCCGGTCCGTCTTGGCATGGTTGCGCATGCCCTGCGTCCCGGCGAGCACGGTGTAGTCGTAGGACACCACCACCGCCTCGGCGGCCGCCCGGCCGAATCGATCGGCACCGATCGTCGCCAACCCGGCGACCAGGCCGTCGGCGGGGGTGTT
This window encodes:
- a CDS encoding PE-PGRS family protein, encoding MKPLVVGGAVAAAIAATPIAAAESFATGPAMSGPAPTHIVFKDGPGGGGCDANGNCGSGGQNSGPGGVPGGTGCLPGVGCGSGHA